One region of Peromyscus eremicus chromosome 4, PerEre_H2_v1, whole genome shotgun sequence genomic DNA includes:
- the LOC131910033 gene encoding guanine nucleotide-binding protein G(s) subunit alpha isoform X8, whose product MATCWRPGWLGSYFWACAVIFLDKIDVIKQADYVPSDQDLLRCRVLTSGIFETKFQVDKVNFHMFDVGGQRDERRKWIQCFNDVTAIIFVVASSSYNMVIREDNQTNRLQEALNLFKSIWNNRWLRTISVILFLNKQDLLAEKVLAGKSKIEDYFPEFARYTTPEDATPEPGEDPRVTRAKYFIRDEFLRISTASGDGRHYCYPHFTCAVDTENIRRVFNDCRDIIQRMHLRQYELL is encoded by the exons ATGGCAACATGCTGGAGGCCAGGGTGGCTGGGGAGCTATTTCTGGGCCTGTGCTGTAAT CTTCCTGGACAAGATTGATGTGATCAAGCAGGCCGACTACGTGCCAAGCGACCAG GACCTGCTTCGCTGCCGCGTCCTGACCTCTGGAATCTTTGAGACCAAGTTCCAGGTGGACAAAGTCAACTTCCA CATGTTTGATGTGGGCGGCCAGCGCGACGAACGCCGCAAGTGGATCCAGTGCTTCAATGATGTGACTGCCATCATCTTCGTGGTGGCCAGCAGCAGCTACAACATGGTCATTCGGGAGGACAACCAGACCAACCGTCTGCAGGAGGCTCTGAACCTCTTCAAGAGCATCTGGAACAACAG ATGGCTGCGCACCATCTCTGTGATCCTCTTCCTCAACAAGCAGGATCTGCTTGCTGAGAAAGTCCTCGCTGGGAAATCGAAGATTGAGGACTACTTTCCAGAGTTCGCTCGCTACACCACTCCTGAGGATG CGACTCCCGAGCCCGGAGAGGACCCACGCGTGACCCGGGCCAAGTACTTCATCCGAGATGAGTTTCTG AGAATCAGCACTGCTAGTGGAGATGGGCGCCACTATTGCTACCCTCACTTTACCTGCGCCGTGGACACTGAGAACATCCGCCGTGTCTTCAACGACTGCCGCGACATCATCCAGCGCATGCATCTCCGCCAATACGAGCTGCTCTAA
- the LOC131910033 gene encoding guanine nucleotide-binding protein G(s) subunit alpha isoform X10 — protein MFDVGGQRDERRKWIQCFNDVTAIIFVVASSSYNMVIREDNQTNRLQEALNLFKSIWNNRWLRTISVILFLNKQDLLAEKVLAGKSKIEDYFPEFARYTTPEDATPEPGEDPRVTRAKYFIRDEFLRISTASGDGRHYCYPHFTCAVDTENIRRVFNDCRDIIQRMHLRQYELL, from the exons ATGTTTGATGTGGGCGGCCAGCGCGACGAACGCCGCAAGTGGATCCAGTGCTTCAATGATGTGACTGCCATCATCTTCGTGGTGGCCAGCAGCAGCTACAACATGGTCATTCGGGAGGACAACCAGACCAACCGTCTGCAGGAGGCTCTGAACCTCTTCAAGAGCATCTGGAACAACAG ATGGCTGCGCACCATCTCTGTGATCCTCTTCCTCAACAAGCAGGATCTGCTTGCTGAGAAAGTCCTCGCTGGGAAATCGAAGATTGAGGACTACTTTCCAGAGTTCGCTCGCTACACCACTCCTGAGGATG CGACTCCCGAGCCCGGAGAGGACCCACGCGTGACCCGGGCCAAGTACTTCATCCGAGATGAGTTTCTG AGAATCAGCACTGCTAGTGGAGATGGGCGCCACTATTGCTACCCTCACTTTACCTGCGCCGTGGACACTGAGAACATCCGCCGTGTCTTCAACGACTGCCGCGACATCATCCAGCGCATGCATCTCCGCCAATACGAGCTGCTCTAA
- the LOC131910033 gene encoding guanine nucleotide-binding protein G(s) subunit alpha isoform X9 has protein sequence MRILHVNGFNGEGGEEDPQAARSNSDGEKATKVQDIKNNLKEAIETIVAAMSNLVPPVELANPENQFRVDYILSVMNVPNFDFPPEFYEHAKALWEDEGVRACYERSNEYQLIDCAQYFLDKIDVIKQADYVPSDQDLLRCRVLTSGIFETKFQVDKVNFHMFDVGGQRDERRKWIQCFNDVTAIIFVVASSSYNMVIREDNQTNRLQEALNLFKSIWNNRWLRTISVILFLNKQDLLAEKVLAGKSKIEDYFPEFARYTTPEDATPEPGEDPRVTRAKYFIRDEFLRISTASGDGRHYCYPHFTCAVDTENIRRVFNDCRDIIQRMHLRQYELL, from the exons ATGAGGATCCTGCATGTTAATGGGTTTAACGGAGA GGGCGGCGAAGAGGACCCGCAGGCTGCAAGGAGCAACAGCGATGG TGAGAAGGCCACCAAGGTGCAGGACATCAAAAACAACCTGAAGGAGGCCATTGAA ACCATCGTGGCCGCCATGAGCAACCTGGTGCCCCCTGTGGAGCTGGCCAATCCTGAGAACCAGTTCCGTGTGGACTACATTCTGAGCGTGATGAATGTGCCCAACTTTGACTTTCCACCT GAATTCTATGAGCACGCCAAGGCTCTGTGGGAGGACGAGGGAGTGCGTGCCTGCTACGAGCGCTCCAATGAGTACCAGCTGATTGATTGTGCCCAGTA CTTCCTGGACAAGATTGATGTGATCAAGCAGGCCGACTACGTGCCAAGCGACCAG GACCTGCTTCGCTGCCGCGTCCTGACCTCTGGAATCTTTGAGACCAAGTTCCAGGTGGACAAAGTCAACTTCCA CATGTTTGATGTGGGCGGCCAGCGCGACGAACGCCGCAAGTGGATCCAGTGCTTCAATGATGTGACTGCCATCATCTTCGTGGTGGCCAGCAGCAGCTACAACATGGTCATTCGGGAGGACAACCAGACCAACCGTCTGCAGGAGGCTCTGAACCTCTTCAAGAGCATCTGGAACAACAG ATGGCTGCGCACCATCTCTGTGATCCTCTTCCTCAACAAGCAGGATCTGCTTGCTGAGAAAGTCCTCGCTGGGAAATCGAAGATTGAGGACTACTTTCCAGAGTTCGCTCGCTACACCACTCCTGAGGATG CGACTCCCGAGCCCGGAGAGGACCCACGCGTGACCCGGGCCAAGTACTTCATCCGAGATGAGTTTCTG AGAATCAGCACTGCTAGTGGAGATGGGCGCCACTATTGCTACCCTCACTTTACCTGCGCCGTGGACACTGAGAACATCCGCCGTGTCTTCAACGACTGCCGCGACATCATCCAGCGCATGCATCTCCGCCAATACGAGCTGCTCTAA